A section of the Candidatus Binatus sp. genome encodes:
- a CDS encoding Rieske 2Fe-2S domain-containing protein, whose protein sequence is MFVRNCWYAAGWSRDLAQDRPTALTMLNEPIVIYRKSDGDLAALQDRCCHRFAPLSMGRVEGDDLRCMYHGLKFAPSGKCVEIPGQMKLPPQARVQQYPIVDRYSLAWIWMGDPTLAEVSRPLTKPG, encoded by the coding sequence ATGTTCGTGCGCAATTGCTGGTACGCAGCCGGATGGAGCCGAGACTTAGCCCAGGATCGCCCGACTGCACTCACGATGCTTAACGAGCCGATCGTCATTTACCGCAAGAGCGACGGCGATCTGGCGGCCTTGCAGGATCGCTGTTGCCATCGCTTCGCGCCGCTCTCGATGGGACGCGTCGAGGGCGACGACCTTCGATGCATGTACCACGGACTCAAGTTCGCGCCGTCGGGCAAATGCGTCGAGATTCCCGGTCAGATGAAACTTCCGCCCCAGGCACGCGTGCAGCAGTATCCGATTGTCGATAGGTATTCGCTTGCCTGGATCTGGATGGGCGATCCGACGCTCGCGGAAGTATCAAGGCCTTTAACGAAACCCGGGTAA